One Callospermophilus lateralis isolate mCalLat2 chromosome 6, mCalLat2.hap1, whole genome shotgun sequence genomic region harbors:
- the LOC143402406 gene encoding LOW QUALITY PROTEIN: mitotic checkpoint protein BUB3 (The sequence of the model RefSeq protein was modified relative to this genomic sequence to represent the inferred CDS: inserted 2 bases in 2 codons; deleted 1 base in 1 codon; substituted 1 base at 1 genomic stop codon), with translation MLDLNTDQEHLSGTHDAPIRCVEYCPEVNVMVIGSWDQTVKLWDPRTPCNAGTFSQPEKLYTLSVSGDPLIVGSVGRRVLVWDXRNMGYVQQRRESSLKYQTRCIRAILNKXGYVLSSIEGPVAVEYLDPSPEVQKKKYTFRCHRLKXNNIEQIYPVNAISFHNIHNTFATGGSDGFVNIWDPFNKKRLGQFHRYPTSIASLAFSNDGTTLAIASSYMYEMDDTEHPEDGVFIRQVTDAGTKPKSPCT, from the exons ATGCTTGATTTGAACACTGATCAAGAACATCTTTCTGGAACCCATGATGCCCCTATCAGATGTGTTGAATACTGTCCAGAAGTGAATGTAATGGTTATTGGAAGTTGGGATCAAACAGTTAAATTGTGGGATCCCAGAACTCCTTGCAATGCTGGGACCTTCTCTCAGCCTGAA AAGCTGTATACCCTCTCAGTGTCTGGAGACCCGCTGATTGTAGGTTCAGTGGGCCGCAGAGTCTTGGTGTGGG TACGGAACATGGGCTATGTGCAGCAGCGCAGGGAGTCCAGCCTGAAATACCAGACTCGCTGCATAAGAGCAATTCTTAACAAGTAGGGCTATGTATTAAGCTCTATTGAAGGCCCGGTGGCAGTTGAGTACTTGGACCCAAGCCCTGAGGTACAGAAGAAGAAGTATACTTTCAGATGTCAcagactaa aaaataatattgagcAGATTTACCCAGTCAATGCCATTTCATTTCACAATATCCACAATACATTTGCCACAGGTGGTTCTGATGGATTTGTAAATATTTGGGATCCATTTAATAAAAAACGACTGGGCCAGTTCCATCGGTACCCTACCAGCATCGCATCACTTGCCTTCAGCAATGATGGGACTACACTTGCAATAGCATCATCATATATGTATGAAATGGATGACACGGAACATCCTGAAGATGGTGTCTTTATTCGCCAAGTGACAGATGCAGGAACAAAACCCAAGTCACCATGTACTTGA